The Notoacmeibacter ruber DNA segment CCGCATCGCCAGTATGCTCGGTTTTGACGAACATCGTGCCAATGAATTGCTTGAAAAGGACGGCAAGCTCAGCGGTGAAGTCGCCGAGCCGATCCTTGGACGAGACGCAAAGGTCAGGGCACTCAGGGAAGTGACGAGCGCCCGCGGGCTTACACCTGACGATGCGATCGCCGTCGGTGATGGAGCGAACGATCTCGGAATGATCCAACTTGCGGGAACCGGCATTGCGCTTCACGCAAAACCGTCGGTCGCCGCCGAGGCACGCTTCCGCATCGACCATGGAAATCTGACGGCCATCCTCTTCCTGCAAGGCTACCGAAGAGACGAGTTCGTTTACTGAATTCGTCTCTTCTGTCACCGAACCGGACGCGGTTCGAAGCGCCTATTCGATTGGAAGCGTCTCTATAAACGTCTCACCATCCGGCCGCGCCAACAGAAGAAAAGCGTTCTGTCGGCCGTTCTCGCGTAGGGTTTCCAGACGCTGCATCGCCTCCTCAACCGTCGAGACCAGCTCCTGCGAAATTGCGACGATCACCGTCCCCGCTTCGATCCCCCGTTCCTCTGCATCTGAACCACGCACAACGGAGGAGACGAGGACGCCACTCACATCCTCCCCGATCGCATATTGCGAGCGGGCCAACGCGTCGATTTCGCCAAGCTCGATCCCGGCAAGGGCGGCAGGGCCTGCCTCCTCGGCATCATCCGCCGTCTCACCGGTTCCGCCCTCAGCCTCATCATCCGAGGCGGAAGCCCTCTCGGAATCTTCAAGCCGGCCGAGTGTTACCTCGACCGTCCTCTCTTCTCCCTCGCGGATAATGGCGACATCGACCGTCTTGCCGACCTCTGTATCGGCGACGATACGCGGCAGATCGCGGGACTGGGTCACAGGGCGGCCGTCGAATTTCAGGATGATGTCGCCTGCGAGTATCTCGCCCCCATCGACCGGCCCCGGCGTGATGATGGCCGCAACGAGCGCGCCTTCTGTCTTTTCAAGATCGAGGCTTTCCGCGATATCAGGCGTGACGGGCTCGATCCGGACGCCCAACCATCCGCGCCGTGTCTCGCCATATTCGATCAGCTGATTGACGACGCCGCGAGCCAGATCCGACGGAACGGAAAAACCGATCCCGATCGATCCGCCCGAAGGCGAGATGATGGCCGTATTGATGCCGATGACCTCGCCATACATGTTGAACAACGGGCCACCCGAATTGCCACGGTTGATGGCGGCGTCGGTCTGAATGAAATCATCATAGGGCCCCGCTTCGATATCGCGGTTGACCGCAGAAACGATTCCAACGGTCAGCGTCGCGCCAAGGCCGAACGGATTGCCGATCGCCATAACCCAGTCGCCGATACGCATCTCCTGTGAGGGACCGAATTTGACGTCCGTCAGCCTATGGTCGCTTTCGTCGAGTTGAAGCACGGCGAGATCGGTTTTCTCATCGGTACCGCGCAGCGTCGCACCAATCCGGGTGCCATCGGGAAAAACGGCCGTGATCTCGCCGCCACCTTCGATCACATGATTGTTCGTGACCACATAGCGATTGTCCGCATCGATGACGAAGCCCGAGCCAAGTGAACTGGTAGGCCCTTCGGGCGCATCCCGCTCCTGATTGTTGAAGAAGTCTTCGAAATACTCCTTGAAGGGCGAATCGTCCGGCAGGTCGGGTGGCGCAATCTCTCCACCACTGCTTTCCGGCGGTGGTTGGTTCAGCGAGATATTGACCACGGCCGGCAAAAGTTTCTCGGCAAGATCAGCGACCGATTCTGGTCCGCTGGCGAGTCTGCGATCGCCATCAGCGCTCAGATTGGCGTTATCTTCCGTCTCGGGAACAGGCACGAGATCGAGTTGTGGCGGTTTCGCCGGCAGATCGACCTGGGGAGATGGCTGGACCGGTGCCGTAGGGTCGTCCTGCGGGCCAGGTGTCAGTTGGTCGGGCATTGGCTGAGGCGGGGCCTCCTGCGCCAGTACCGCTGGAGCGAACGCAATCATCGCTCCGAAAAGTGTAACAGCGGCAACACGACCGAGTGGCAAGCGACGAAGCAACATCCAGAACTCCAAAAAGACGCGCAAACGTCTGCGCAAGGACGATGATAATTCGGCGTCATGCCCTTAGCGAGGCACCTTTCCACCTTTTAATGGAAAGAAGGCGCGGAACGGGTCCCGCGCCTTCTTTCATCATGACGGAAGAAGAAACTAGTTCCCGGCCGCGGGAGCCGTTTCACTTTCAGCGGCGTCTGACGATGACTCCGTCTCGACCGCACCTTCCGGCTCGTCCTGAGTGTCATCAGCTTCGACCGAAGGAGCCTCGCCCTGATCGGGAGACGGCGCTCCCCCAGCGGGCCCTTCAGGCGTCGCAGCATCGCCCTGCGTGCCGCCATCCGGTGACACCGGAGCCTGCTCCTGAACTTCGCCACCCTCGTCGCCGCTTGTCAGTTCCGGGCCCTGCCGCGTGACGGGAGCCACCGAAGAGAGCGAGCCGCCCCCAGCCTGAGTGAAATAGCGGAAGAACTCCGAGTCAGGCGAGAGGACCAGCGTCGAGCCGGTATCTTGCAGCGATTGCGCGTAGGCCTGCATGGAGCGGTAGAAGTCGAAGAACTCCGGATCCTCGCCATAACTATCGGCAAAAATTCGGTTCCGTTCCGCGTCACCTTCACCACGCAGGATCTCCGACTGACGCTGCGCATCGGCGCGGATTTCGACCACTTCGCGGTCGGAGCGCGCGCGAATGCGCTGGGCGGCCTCACGGCCACGCGCCCGCAAACGCTCGGCTTCGGCCAGACGCTCGGCGGTCATGCGGTCATAGGTCTGCTGGCTGACCTCGGCGGTCAGGTCTGTCCGGCGAATACGCACGTCCTCGATTTCCAGACCAAGCTGCTCGGCGGCAGGCCGAAGCTGCGAAGCGACTTCACGCATCATTTCCGTGCGCTCGTCCGACAGTGCGGCTTCGAAACCGCGCAGGCCGTAAACACGGCGCAAGGCAGCATCCATACGAGTGCGCAAACGCTGTTCTGCCAACGGTACGGAGCCCGAAACGGCTTGTCGGAACCTGCGAGGATCGTTGATCCGATACGCGACAAACGCGTCCACCACGTAGAACTTACCGCCCGACACCTGAACGCGGATATCGTCGAGGTTGAAGCGGAGGATACGGTCGTCGATCAGCTGAACGCTGTCGAGGATCGGAAGTTTGAAATAAAGGCCGGGCTGTTCCTCGACATCGACGATCTCGCCGAAGCGAAGAACGATGGCCTGCTGGCGTTCATTGACCACGAAGATCGATGAAAGGGCGATCACCACGATCACCGCCAGCGCTATGAGAAGGGCTGTAAAGCGGTTCATTGCTGGCTCTCCCTCGAACGGACGGACTGTCCCGACGTCTGGCCGGAAGAGGACGACGACGTATTGGCGTTTCCTGTGGTCGACGAACGCTGATCGCCCGGCCGCTGAAGCTGGTCGAGCGGAAGATAAGGCACCACGCCGTTCGAGCCTGAGGCACCCTGCTCCAGGATCACCTTGTTCGAGTTTCGCAGGACATTTTCCATCGTTTCAAGGAAAAGGCGCTTGCGCGTCACCTCGGGAGCCTTGGCATATTCTTCATAAATCGAAGAGAAGCGCTGCGCCTCACCGGTTGCTTCCTGCACGACGCGGTTCTTGTAGGCTGCCGCGCCTTCCAGTATCTGCGCCGCCTCACCGCGAGCCTGACCCAGAACCTGGTTGGAGTAGCGATTGCTCTCCTCGACGAAACGATCTTCGTCCTGCTCTGCGCGCTGCACCTCGTCAAAGGCATCGGCGACCTGCGAAGGCGGCGCCGCATCCTCGATCGAGATCGCGTTCAAACCGAGTCCGGCCTCATAGTCGTCCAGCGTCGCCTGCACGATCGAGCGAACCTGCTCGGCAATGCCTGCACGGTCATCGCGGAAAATATCTTCCGCAGGCCGGCGGCCGACAACTTCACGCATCGCGCTTTCGGCAACCTGACGCAGCATGTCGTCCGGGTTCGATACAGCGAAGAGGTATTTGGCAGGGTCAACCACCTGGTAAGCGACGGAAAACACGACATCGACGATGTTCTGGTCGCCCGACAGCATCAGGCCGGACGTATCGCGAGTCGTCCCGCCCGAGCCGATCGTCACCAGCTTCTCGGCTGTCGTGACCTTGTCGACCGTTTCGATCGGCCATGCGTGGAAGTGCAGTCCAGGCTCCGAAAATTCCTGCTTCGGCTTACCGAAGAGGAGTTCGACGCCGACTTCATCGGGCTGCACGGTATAGAAGGACTGGAAGGCGACGAAACCAATGACGCCGAGAGCAACGAGCCCCGCAATCATGCCAGCGCCAAGTCCGCCATTTCCACCACCGCCCCCACCGCGAGAACCACCGCCCATGCGGCGGATACGATCCTGGCCGCGGCGAATGATATCTTCGAGATCAGGCGTATTGTTCTGCGGACCCCGTGGGCGTTGGGGACCATTCCCCCACGGTCCGTTATTGCGTCCTCCGCCACGGTCGCCGCCGCCCCATGGGCCACCACCGCCGCCGCCTTGATTACTCCAGGGCATTGCGCCTCCAACTTTAATGCGCGTCCTCCCGCACCCGCGCGAAGACAAGAAGAATTGAACTCTTAATAGGAAGCGCGCCCTGTCAATTCAACGCGGGGGAAGCGCTTTTAGCCTTTATGGTGATCGCATGCCGGCTTTTTAGGCGGGATAAGCCTTCTGATCGCGCCGCTGCCAGACTTCATAACGTGTGGGGTGAGTGTCCTTTGGGCCCGCGGGAACGTCTTCGGCATGCACACGCTCGAACTCTTCCTCCGCTATGTCTGGAAAGAACGTATCGCCCTCGATTTTGGCCAGAACCCTTGTGATGTGGATGATATCGCTCAGCCCCATGGCCTGTTCATAGATCTGCCCACCGCCGATCACACAGATGTCGAGCTCGGGATCCTGCTCGCCATCCTCACGCGCCTGCCGCTCAGCGCTCTCGATATGCGCGTTGGCCAGATCCAGCGCAGCGTCCAGAGAGCCGGCACGCAGCACGCCCTCCGCTTCCCAGTCATAGTCTCGGGTCACCACGATATTGAGCCGGCCGGGTAGCGGCTTGCCCACGGCTTCGAACGTCTTGCGGCCCATAATGACGGGGCAGCCCATCGTGATGGTCTTGAAGCGCTTCAGATCCGTCGAAAGATGCCACGGCATTTCGCCGTCACGGCCGATGGTTCCGTTCTCGGCAGCGGCGACGACCAGAGCTATGGGCGCAATATCAGACACGTTCACCTCGTCGAATTAATTGCCACATCAAACGGCGATCGGCGCACGGATGGTGGGTTGAGCGACGTAATCGTCGATCCTGATATCGTCGAAAGTGAAATCCTCCACCTCGGTCACGGCCGGATTGAGCCATAAGGATGGCGGCGGCCCCGGCTCTCGCTTGAGCTGCTCTCGCGCCTGATCGAAATGATTGTGGTACAGGTGCGCATCGCCAAGCGTGTGAACGAATTCACCCCGCTCCAACCCGGCAACCTGCGCCACCATTGCAGTCAGCAAAGCGTAGGAGGCGATATTGAACGGCACACCCAGGAAGATATCGGCGCTGCGCTGATAGAGCTGGCAGGACAGCTTCCCATGGGCAACGTAGAACTGGAACAGACAGTGGCACGGGGGCAGCGCCATCTCGTCGACCTGGGCGGGATTCCATGCCGAGACAATGAGTCGCCGTGAATTGGGATTGGTCCGGATCTGCTCGATCACACGCGCGATCTGGTCGATCGTTTCGCCATCGCCATCGGGCCAGGATCGCCATTGGGCCCCATAAACAGGACCGAGGTCGCCGTTCTCATCGGCCCACTCATCCCAGATCGTTACGCCATTCTGTTTCAGATAGCCGATATTGGTCTCGCCCCTGAGGAACCAGAGCAATTCATGGATGATCGAGCGCAGATGCAGTTTCTTGGTCGTCAGGAGCGGAAAGCTCTGCGAGAGGTCGAATCGCATCTGACGGCCAAAGACACCGCGCGTCCCCGTTCCTGTCCGGTCGCCGCGATCGACGCCGTTGGCCAGAACGTCATCCAGAAGATCGAGATATTGCCGCATTCATCTTCCCCTTTGGCGTTATCCGCCAAAGCTATCCGAGTCGTTTCGATGGGAACACCACGCTATGGCCTGGCGCGTCTTTACATGTCGCGTATGGCGTCCAGCTTGTCGAGTTTCTTGGCCACCAGATAATAGAAGACCGCACGATTTTTAGCGCGGTTGCCCTTCATCATCGCGCACATCGCCTCGACGGCTTTCAGCCCCTCTTCATAGGAAACGCCGAGCTTTTCCTGTGCCCAGTTTTTGGCGACGGTTTCGCGCTCGGATTTCTGGCTGCACGCAACGGTCCGGGTCTCGCGCCGGGCCAGTACCGAGGCATAGCGTTTTTCGATGGCCTCGAGGACAGCCATATCGGCATCCTTGTCGTACTTTTTGAGATGCTCGGCATATTTGGCCATGAGGCCCCCCTTTTCCGGCTGCAATGACGACATGCAGTCCAGCCGAAAAGCCTCCCATCTGCAAGGCAGCAGACTCCTTCATCCAAACCTCTTCCATCCGCAGCCAGCCCACCCTATATTGTTCTTGCCGGCTTTCGGGTCGGCTATGGCAATAAACGGGCGATGAAATAAGCCTATCGGACCCGGGTGCGATTCCCGGCGCCTCCACCACGAACCGTTGAAAATTCGGATTTGGCAACGGCTGGTGATGGGGGCGAAATAGGATCGACGAGGGTGTAAAGATCGACTTTTTGCCCGGCATGATACCACCGTTATCGGGTCGAACCTTATAGTTGCCAACGACAACTATGCTGAGGCACGTCTCGCTGCGTAAGCAGCGCGATAGTCTCGAATTGAAGTCCTGAGAAGCTAGCACTTTTCAGGCGGGGCCCGGAGGCGCCTGGCAACAGAAGCCTCCACTTTTTTCCTCATTTCGCCCTTCTTCGACGTTCTATTAACGCTTCGTCGTTCAAGGATGAGTGACGCGGCCCTTGTGCTGCGCTATACCCGTTTTCAAAGGCCGGAGCCGAATGCCGATAGGACCGAACACGGAAATGACGCAGGATCAAATTCGTTACGACATTCTGGCGCAGGAAGCGCTTCGCGGCGTCATGCGCAAGGTACTGACGGAAGTCACCAAGGCTGGCCTACCCGGTAACCACCATTTCTTCATTACCTTCCTTACCAATTTTCCCGGCGTTCGCGTTTCCTCGCGTTTGCGGGAAAAATATCCGGAACAGATGACCATCGTTCTGCAGTACCAGTATTGGGACCTGACGGTCACCGATACGGGCTTCTCGGTGGGCCTGTCCTTTTCCGACATTCCGGAAAAGCTGGAAGTTCCCTTTGCCGCTGTGCGCGGCTTCTATGATCCGAGTGTCAATTTCGAGCTGGAATTCGATGTCCGGCTGGACGAAGCGGCCGTTCACGATGCCGAAGTGACCTCCCTTCCAGCACCAGCTGCGGTCCCTTCCGGAGACGAAGGTGCGGAAGCAAAGCCGGCAAAGGTGGGTCGCGCCGACAAGAAAAAGGCTGAAACCGCCAAGGATGGCGCACAAGACAGCGACAACGAGCAGACGGAGACGGAAAAGAAGCCGGCCGCCGATGTCGTTTCGCTCGACGCCTTTCGCAAGAACAAGTGATTATGGCGGAGATCGTCAACCTCCGCCGCGAGCGCAAACGCAAGCAGCGTGAGGAACGCGAAGTTCAGGCGGACGAAAACCGCCGCCTCCACGGTCGGACGCTGTCGGAAAAATCCGAAACGCTGAACGAACGCTTGCGAAAAGTGCGGAATCTCGACGGACATCGGCTCGACAAATCCTAGCCGGCCCCCGCCCGATGACGATCCGCAAGCAATCCATCTCCATCGCGGGACACCGGACATCGTTTTCCCTGGAGGAGCCGTTCCTTCAGGCGCTGAAATTGCTGGCCGAACGGCGGGGCATGACGCTGGCGGCACTCGTCAGGTCCGTCGATACGACACGCCCCCAGACAACCAATCTTTCCAGTGCGCTCCGGCTTGTCGTGCTCGCCGATCTTCAACAGCGTTGCGGCGAGCGGCTTGGAGCGCCGACGGAGTCGGACATTCAGCCGTCAGGGACGAGGTCCGGCACCAGCTCTTCGAGTTGAAGCCGCTCGGCCGGATCGAGGCCGGACGATCCCGTTTGTCCCGAATTACCGTCTGGCGTTGAAATTTCGCTCCCAGGACGCTCGGCTTCGTTTGATTGGGCCTCTTGCTCGCGTCGCCGCGCTTCTTCCTCGGCGGCACGTCGAGCTTCTTCCTGAGCGGCACGCCGGGCCTCTTCCTCAGCCTGACGCCGCTCCTCTTCAGCTCTGCGGCGCGCTTCCTCTTCCTGCTGACGGCGTCGCTCTTCCGCTTCTGCCCGGCGTCTGGCAGCTTCTTCGGCGATCCGCTTTTCAAGCTCTTCGAGACGCGCCTGCTCCCGCTCGACCGCACGCAACGTCAGATACTGTTCCAGTATCGTCGTATCGATCGTGGCCGAGACCGCGTTGGGTGGACCAGCAAGCTTGATCCCGATAGCGGGCTGAAGCGAAGCCATGGCCGTCTCGCCGATTGGATCGAGCACAAGGCGCAGATCGCCGTTGATATCATTGCTCGGTATCGCATAAGCCATGGTTCCCGTCAGCGAACCGCCCGGCACCTGCCACTCAAGGCGCGGACTTCTTGCGACGCCGCTCGCGACCGTCCAGGTGGATGGCTGCAATGCCAGTTCGACCGCTTCGCCATTGGCGAGCGCCGAGCGCGCCAGTTCGACCGCGGGGCCAATCGACTCGGTGGGATCGATCGGCGCATTTGTCTGCGATCTTTCTGTCTCCAGGCGATCGGCGCGCGCCAGTGTCTGGCCCAGAATGTCTGTCGCCAACCCGCGAACCGCCACCACATCCCCGGAGGGCGTCACCGTCACCGAGCCGCTGAGCGACCGGACGAGGCGAGCCGGATCTGTTCCGCCGCCGGTCAATTGGGAGGAAAAGCTGACGGAGCCGTCAAGATAGCCGTCACTGATATCGGCGAGGCGGACATCGGCAACCCCGATTTCCAGATCGGCAAGAAGCGAGGGACCACTTCGGGTTAAGGTTGCGGCCCCACTGACCGCCGATCCGTTCCGTGTCGCCGAGAATTCACGTAGCGCAAGGCGCTCGCTCGCAGCTTCGATCACAAGACTGGCGTTCTCGGCCGATATTTGGCCGAGACTGATCTCACCGCTTTGGAGCGCCAGTGTGCCGTGGAAGGGGAGGCTTTGAGGCGCGGCAAACGCGTTATCGGCACGCCCATCGATAGAACCCTCGCTCCCCTCGTCCAATGCCTCGGTACCCTCGCCCTCAGACGAGAGGGGCAGCGCGATCGAAGGCAACTCCTCGCCAACGAGACGGGAGACGAGATCGCCGAGATCAAAACGATCGGTCCACACCTCTCCATCGACCTCCGGCACGGCTTCACCGGCTGAAATCCGCATGGCACCGCTGTAGGCATTATCCCCGACAGCGCCGCTCATCTCGCTCAGTTGAACGGTATCACCCGATTGCCGCGCTTCGGCAGAGAGGCTGAACGGCAGGGAAAGTGCATCGGTCGGCGCTGCCCATCCAAGAAGCTGGGTGATCGGCAGGATATCGTTCGCCTGAATCGAGAAGGAACCGCCGGCTCCGCCATCCTCCAGCAGGCGGAGTTCCGCCTGGGCCGCCATGTCATCGCCCTGCAACTGGCCCGAGAGCGCTCCCTCCTCATCGAGCGAGGCGTCCAGCGCGTAACGTCCGTCGGCCTCCAGCGGGAGGACCTCGAAGCCAAGAGCAGCAAGGACAGGCCTTAATCCACTTGTCCTAAGGGAAAGGGATCCGGACCGAACGGGTCGCCCCTCCTCGCCGGTTCGGAGATCCCCGTTTCCAGAAATTTCCGCAACAGCGCTTTCGCCTTCGAAGGTCACGTCAAGGGCATCGCCGGAAGCACCCAGAACGCTCAGGTCCAGCCGCACATCGCGACCCAGCGAAGGGGCGTTTTCGAGCCGTTTATCGCCCAGCCGCGCAAGTCTTGAGAGGGATGGAACGCCCCGTAACGCAGCCGTCAGGTCGGAAAGGTCGTCGGAAAGAATGGTCAGATCGAGGTCGAAACGGGGCTGGGAATCCGTCTCGCCGGCGATGACGCTCCCGGTTCCCGCGATCTGGCTGCCGGCAAGATTGTCCAGGCGCAGTTCGTCGATCTCGACCGCATCTTGCCCGGAGCGAAGTCTGATCGTGCCTCGATCTGCCGTAAGTCCTGAATAGACGAGCGGCCCGCCCGTCAGATTGAGCGTGAGCGACGATACGTCCTGGCCCGCACCAAGCCGTTCTCCGAGTAGCCCGGCGATTAGATCGATCGCACTTTCGCCCAGACCATCGGTTTGTAGTTCGGCGACGAGAGCGCCTCCATCCTCCGATCGCTCGATCGAGCCGGTCAACCGCGACGGGCCGACAACCAGCTCAAGATCGGAAAACCTTGTGAGTTGCCTGTCGAGAGACAGATCGGCCTCGAATCCAGCCGCGGATAGTGTGGCAAGCGTCTCGAACCGGCGAACGCCGAACCAGTCCAGAAAATTGGCCGGCTGTCGAATGGCCAGCACCACACGTCCATCAAAGCCGGGGTTTTCTCCGGTCCTGAGCAGGCCGGTCGCTTCAAGCCTCGTACGTCCGGGAAGATCGGCGGCGAGTTGGTTGACCTGCCATTGACCGTCCGTCGCCTCGGCAGCCAGTTCCAGATCACGAATGGTCGTGGCGCCGTCGATCACGGCGGGCAATCGAAGATCCAAACGGCCATCGATCGTCGGAGCAGGCAGCGTGGCAAAGAAGCTGAGGATCTGCTCGCGAATTTCGGTGAGCGAAACAGGACTCGAGCGGCCGAAGCGCGCCTCTTCATCCTCGATCGTGCCGCGCAACTCACCCGCAGGATCATCGCCGGAAAGCGAGCCCCCCAAAGTGTCACCTTCGAGACGGATGGCGAAAACCGGTTCGCCCGACAGATCCAACCGGCCGGATCCGGTCGCCGCATAGGGCGCATCGGTCGGGCCCGTCTCGAAACGCAACTCCTCGCTGATGAGGCTGTTTGGCGTTGCCTGGAGCGTTCCGTTCACGCGGATGGCCGCAGCAGTATCGCTGTCGTCCTCGTCCGGCTCGGACAGTCTTAGCCGAAAGTTTCCATCCAGCCGCGGAAAGCCGTTTTCGGACGTCAGCCCGCCTTCGACAACGAGTGAAGCCGGATAATTTTCGGGCCTTACCCGTGCCGAAATCCCGACCGAACCGTCGGGGCGTTGCGTCCCTGTCGACAGGCCGACATCCACCGTGCCAATTCCGGCGACCAACGCGCTCCCGTCCGCTCGCCACGGCCCCGCGAGCGATCGGGCAGAAAGTTCCGCATCGACGTTGTCGACCCTGATTTCGGAGCGCCCCTCTCCCCGATTGATGAAGAGCGCGCCATCGGAAATGGCCAGTCGCTCCACGGTGATTTGCTGTAATCCTTCGGGAATACGCATGTGAAAGGGCCAGTCGACCCGTCCGTCGGGCTGAGCCTGAAGCAGCAGAAGAGGCGCGTCCATCCGCATGTCGAAGATGCGAAACTCGCCTGAGAGAAGCGGGCCCAGTTCTGCATCCAGAGAAAAGGTCTCCGAGACGAGGATCGGCTCTCCCTCCTCATCCGTCACCGTTACGTCGTGAAAGGTGATGGAGGGAAAAGGCAGCAGTCGCACGGAGGTCTGGCCGTCCACGGAAACAGGACGTCCCAACAATTGAGACGATTGTTGCTCAAAGCGCCCGCGATAATCGGTCCAGTCGATAAAGGGCGGCAAGATTGCCGCCGCCGCCAGAACGACGACCAGTATTCCTCCGATGAAGACCAGTAAACGGGCCAGAGCGATTCTCCTCGACAGTTCGCGCCGTCAATCGCCACACAAACCGCGAATTGCCTTGCGGTTCAAGCCCGCCACCACCCTATGCAGAGCAATTGCTGGGCAAACGCGGCTTCAAAGCCAAAACTTCCCGCTTGGAAGACGGAATAGAGAGTATTCGCCACAACTTGCACAAGTGCGATGACTCTGAAATTTAATGTTGGAGGGAGGCCCGAAAAACGATGACCGATAGCGAGAGCCGAAACACAGCGCCGCGGTTCGCTGAAGACGGCTGGTTTCTCTCACGCCCCATCAGGGTGTTATCCGAGTGGATCGATTATAACGGTCATATGAACATGGCCTACTATAATCGGGTCTGCGATCTCGGCGTCGACGACCTTTTCGGCCATCTCGGAATCGGCGCCGATTACCGCGAAAGCCGTAATCTCTCCATATACACCGCCGAATTTCACACTCGCTTCATCAGGGAAGTGAAGGAAGGCGAAACGCTGATCGTCGCGACGCAGATGATCGATCATGATGAAAAGCGGGTTCATCTCTTTCAGGAAGTCCGCCACGCGTCTGAAGGCTGGCTCGCCGCGACAGGCGAAGGGCTCAATCTTCACGTCGATATGACCGGGCCGAAAGTCGCCCCCTTTCCGGACGATATCCGCGCCGCCCTCGATCAGCTTGCATCCCGGCAATCCGCCTTGCCGCAGCCGGCCGCTGCGGGAGGCGCGATCCGGGTGAAGCGGGCCGCGCGATGAGCGCCGCCGAGAAGGGATGGCTGCGGACGCATGGCGGCCGGTTTCTCGATCGCATCCTTGGCTGGGTCGGGCCGAACTGGAATGACTTCACGGCGAGCCGCCAACCCCTGATCTGGCTGATGGCGCTGGTTTGTGGACTGGCTGCGGGTGTTGTAGCCATCGCCTTTCGAGAGGCTATCTTTCTGATCCAGTATCTTTGGGTCGGCATTCGAACCGAATCTCTCGTTCCCTGGATCTATGCAAAGTCGGGTTGGCTCATTTTTCTCGGCCCTCCCTGCGCCGGCTTGCTCGTCGGCCTCATCATCGAACGCATATCCGTCCGCCGTCCGTTCGGCGTGGCGGACGTCATCGAAGTACGGGCCAGCGCGCGACCGCGCCTTTCCAAGGCGGATGGCGCCTGGAGCGCACTCGCCACGGTGATTTCGCTGGGGGGCGGTGCCAGCGCAGGACGTGAAGGCCCCGTCGTTCATCTCGGCGCAACGCTAGCAACCGCGC contains these protein-coding regions:
- a CDS encoding dihydrofolate reductase; its protein translation is MPWHLSTDLKRFKTITMGCPVIMGRKTFEAVGKPLPGRLNIVVTRDYDWEAEGVLRAGSLDAALDLANAHIESAERQAREDGEQDPELDICVIGGGQIYEQAMGLSDIIHITRVLAKIEGDTFFPDIAEEEFERVHAEDVPAGPKDTHPTRYEVWQRRDQKAYPA
- a CDS encoding SspB family protein, whose protein sequence is MTQDQIRYDILAQEALRGVMRKVLTEVTKAGLPGNHHFFITFLTNFPGVRVSSRLREKYPEQMTIVLQYQYWDLTVTDTGFSVGLSFSDIPEKLEVPFAAVRGFYDPSVNFELEFDVRLDEAAVHDAEVTSLPAPAAVPSGDEGAEAKPAKVGRADKKKAETAKDGAQDSDNEQTETEKKPAADVVSLDAFRKNK
- a CDS encoding ribbon-helix-helix domain-containing protein; the encoded protein is MTIRKQSISIAGHRTSFSLEEPFLQALKLLAERRGMTLAALVRSVDTTRPQTTNLSSALRLVVLADLQQRCGERLGAPTESDIQPSGTRSGTSSSS
- a CDS encoding thymidylate synthase, with product MRQYLDLLDDVLANGVDRGDRTGTGTRGVFGRQMRFDLSQSFPLLTTKKLHLRSIIHELLWFLRGETNIGYLKQNGVTIWDEWADENGDLGPVYGAQWRSWPDGDGETIDQIARVIEQIRTNPNSRRLIVSAWNPAQVDEMALPPCHCLFQFYVAHGKLSCQLYQRSADIFLGVPFNIASYALLTAMVAQVAGLERGEFVHTLGDAHLYHNHFDQAREQLKREPGPPPSLWLNPAVTEVEDFTFDDIRIDDYVAQPTIRAPIAV
- a CDS encoding DUF2853 family protein, with amino-acid sequence MAKYAEHLKKYDKDADMAVLEAIEKRYASVLARRETRTVACSQKSERETVAKNWAQEKLGVSYEEGLKAVEAMCAMMKGNRAKNRAVFYYLVAKKLDKLDAIRDM
- a CDS encoding Do family serine endopeptidase, translated to MLLRRLPLGRVAAVTLFGAMIAFAPAVLAQEAPPQPMPDQLTPGPQDDPTAPVQPSPQVDLPAKPPQLDLVPVPETEDNANLSADGDRRLASGPESVADLAEKLLPAVVNISLNQPPPESSGGEIAPPDLPDDSPFKEYFEDFFNNQERDAPEGPTSSLGSGFVIDADNRYVVTNNHVIEGGGEITAVFPDGTRIGATLRGTDEKTDLAVLQLDESDHRLTDVKFGPSQEMRIGDWVMAIGNPFGLGATLTVGIVSAVNRDIEAGPYDDFIQTDAAINRGNSGGPLFNMYGEVIGINTAIISPSGGSIGIGFSVPSDLARGVVNQLIEYGETRRGWLGVRIEPVTPDIAESLDLEKTEGALVAAIITPGPVDGGEILAGDIILKFDGRPVTQSRDLPRIVADTEVGKTVDVAIIREGEERTVEVTLGRLEDSERASASDDEAEGGTGETADDAEEAGPAALAGIELGEIDALARSQYAIGEDVSGVLVSSVVRGSDAEERGIEAGTVIVAISQELVSTVEEAMQRLETLRENGRQNAFLLLARPDGETFIETLPIE
- the hflK gene encoding FtsH protease activity modulator HflK, with product MPWSNQGGGGGGPWGGGDRGGGRNNGPWGNGPQRPRGPQNNTPDLEDIIRRGQDRIRRMGGGSRGGGGGGNGGLGAGMIAGLVALGVIGFVAFQSFYTVQPDEVGVELLFGKPKQEFSEPGLHFHAWPIETVDKVTTAEKLVTIGSGGTTRDTSGLMLSGDQNIVDVVFSVAYQVVDPAKYLFAVSNPDDMLRQVAESAMREVVGRRPAEDIFRDDRAGIAEQVRSIVQATLDDYEAGLGLNAISIEDAAPPSQVADAFDEVQRAEQDEDRFVEESNRYSNQVLGQARGEAAQILEGAAAYKNRVVQEATGEAQRFSSIYEEYAKAPEVTRKRLFLETMENVLRNSNKVILEQGASGSNGVVPYLPLDQLQRPGDQRSSTTGNANTSSSSSGQTSGQSVRSRESQQ
- a CDS encoding DUF4169 family protein gives rise to the protein MAEIVNLRRERKRKQREEREVQADENRRLHGRTLSEKSETLNERLRKVRNLDGHRLDKS